From Corticium candelabrum chromosome 13, ooCorCand1.1, whole genome shotgun sequence, a single genomic window includes:
- the LOC134188804 gene encoding dihydroxy-acid dehydratase-like translates to MSLTSSKRLKLSSLKTRSHQLTGDPENEKQWVKMTGARSHLRATGFTDTDFVKPIITVACPYSNALPCNNHFRQLGDMIVEEVEKRGGKAFLCQTPVVSDGETMGTNGMKYSLISRDWIADCVEIMHEAYAADAVIGLGGCDKTVPGVLMPIARLNSIGACLYGGTILPGHCEGRAEALDVRSVMEAIGSYGAGLIDVEELHKVERCALPGSGACGGMYTANTMSCAVEALGMALPGTATGPAVDTDNKVTLKKKDDCKRIVEALFNLMETKVSARQILTRKAFENAVAVMYAVGGSTNGVLHLLALAHEAKVKLEIEDFNIIGERVPIIVNVSPHGKYHTADIDAIGGLPVVMKELLSHGLIHGQCLTVSGSTVAENLAGVPSLSDLGTQDIVYSVDVPFSPAGRHILILQGNLSPESAVLKLSGKQLDKPFVGPAVVFDGEHEAFDAVMAGRIKAGDVLVIRYEGPKGSPGMPEMLSPSAALVGSGLGKSVALVTDGRFSGASHGIMIGHVTPEAQVGGPIAVVRDGDLIRIDASKRQLSVEISDDELSRRLADWQAKSLPDSGLLAKYSRVVSSAHTGATTH, encoded by the exons ATGTCTCTCACCAGTTCGAAGCGTTTGAAACTCTCGTCTCTCAAG ACGCGCAGTCACCAGCTGACTGGCGACCCAGAGAATGAGAAACAATGGGTGAAAATG ACGGGAGCTCGAAGTCACCTGAGAGCAACTGGATTTACAGACACCGACTTTGTGAAGCCAATCATCACAGTGGCTTGTCCGTATAGCAATGCTCTACCTTGCAACAATCATTTCCG TCAACTTGGGGATATGATAGTGGAAGAGGTGGAAAAGAGAGGCG GAAAAGCGTTTCTTTGTCAAACACCGGTTGTTAGCGATGGCGAGACGATG GGCACAAACGGCATGAAGTACTCTCTCATTTCTCGTGACTGGATTGCAGACTGTGTGGAGATAATGCATGAGGCATATGCAGCC GATGCTGTAATAGGTCTGGGCGGCTGCGATAAAACTG TACCTGGTGTTCTCATGCCAATTGCTAGACTAAACAGT ATTGGTGCCTGTTTGTATGGTGGGACGATTCTTCCCGGACACTGTGAAGGTCGTGCTGAAGCATTGGATGTGCGAAGTGTAATGGAG GCCATAGGATCTTACGGTGCCGGTctaattgatgttgaagagCTCCATAAGGTGGAACGTTGTGCTCTGCCTGGATCCGGTGCTTGTG GAGGCATGTATACTGCCAACACCATGTCATGTGCTGTTGAAGCTCTCGGAATGGCGTTGCCAG GTACAGCAACAGGACCCGCTGTTGATACAGACAACAAG GTGACTTTGAAGAAGAAAGACGACTGTAAGAGAATTGTTGAAGCTCTTTTCAATCTCATGGAAACAAAAGTTTCAGCTCGACAGATTCTTACAAGAAAA GCATTTGAAAATGCTGTTGCAGTCATGTATGCAGTTGGAGGGTCAACGAATGGTGTTCTGCATCTCCTTGCTCTTGCACATGA GGCGAAGGTCAAGCTTGAGATTGAAGATTTCAACATAATTGGTGAACGTGTCCCAATCATTGTTAATGTGTCTCCGCATGGAAAG TATCATACTGCGGATATTGATGCTATTGGCGGATTACCA GTTGTGATGAAGGAACTTTTATCTCACGGCCTCATTCACGGGCAATGCCTCACAGTCTCAGGCTCAACTGTAGCTGAGAATTTAGCCGGTGTGCCATCGTTGTCCGACTTAGGTACCCAG GATATTGTTTACTCGGTTGACGTGCCGTTTTCGCCTGCTGGAAGACACATTCTGATACTTCAG GGAAATCTCTCACCAGAAAGTGCTGTCTTGAAACTAAGTGGCAAGCAATTGGACAAGCCATTTGTTGGTCCA GCTGTGGTGTTTGATGGTGAGCATGAAGCCTTTGATGCTGTGATGGCTGGAAGA ATAAAGGCTGGTGATGTGCTCGTTATACGTTATGAGGGGCCAAAGGGCAG CCCGGGTATGCCAGAGATGCTGAGTCCTAGTGCTGCCTTGGTCGGCTCTGGACTTGGTAAGTCTGTGGCTCTAGTAACAGACGGTCGTTTCAGTGGTGCATCCCACG GCATTAtgattggtcacgtgactccCGAGGCTCAAGTAGGGGGTCCAATAGCTGTCGTACGAGACGGTGACCTGATCCGTATTGATGCATCGAAGAGACAACTTTCAGTC GAGATTTCGGATGACGAGCTAAGTCGCCGTTTGGCAGACTGGCAGGCTAAGTCTCTGCCAGACAGTGGCTTGTTGGCTAAATATTCTCGAGTCGTGTCTAGTGCTCATACAGGAGCAACAACACACTAG
- the LOC134188839 gene encoding uncharacterized protein LOC134188839 → MERCVQRMVGVAVGIAAVIAASRLYSAWKKRKPTHSRRPNSETSSHLVNSSDIDSLAHPTDESTASNSGGEETSLLNCLYAVAEDQARRYGVHHRGVTCNRCQSPIRGVRYKCANCVDYDVCEKCLTSCNHDDMHVFLRISIPVASFVNPRSPVMSRSLYQGVPNSYSRALLWDEVCHLQATTHFVQSEIESLFRQFCCLASSQGGIQRHDFNACLGPLGLEWNLIVERLFAFYDQDENGSIDFHEFCHGLSILTKGNLREKLRPAFDGYDLEKCGYVRRQDFRRMFKAYFYVTVELVREAVRACDEEMMERFEDDPSKPVSAMFNAPIPQRPSSSDDVSEPVGKPPVPPGTPGLIARRREIGVWPVLEAVSQEAIEELVDTVMVGADTDRDGRVSYEEFECYALLDPTVVAWLDALGPVF, encoded by the coding sequence ATGGAGAGGTGCGTACAACGGATGGTAGGTGTCGCAGTGGGTATTGCAGCAGTTATTGCGGCGTCTCGCTTATACAGCGCATGGAAAAAGAGAAAGCCAACACATTCCCGTCGTCCTAACTCCGAAACTTCGTCTCATCTCGTCAACTCGTCGGACATCGACTCGCTCGCTCACCCGACAGACGAGTCGACGGCGTCTAACAGTGGAGGAGAAGAAACGAGTCTCTTGAATTGCCTCTACGCCGTCGCCGAGGATCAGGCTCGTCGCTACGGAGTCCATCACCGCGGAGTCACGTGCAACCGCTGTCAATCACCAATCAGAGGCGTGCGCTACAAGTGCGCCAACTGTGTCGATTATGACGTATGCGAGAAGTGTCTGACGTCATGTAACCATGACGACATGCACGTGTTTTTACGTATTTCGATACCCGTCGCTTCGTTTGTGAATCCTCGCTCGCCCGTCATGTCGAGATCGCTCTACCAAGGTGTCCCCAATTCGTATTCGAGAGCTTTGCTATGGGACGAGGTGTGCCACCTGCAGGCGACGACTCACTTTGTACAGTCGGAAATCGAGTCTCTATTCCGTCAGTTTTGCTGTCTAGCATCAAGCCAGGGGGGCATCCAGAGACACGATTTTAATGCGTGTCTTGGACCGCTCGGTCTCGAATGGAACCTCATCGTCGAACGACTCTTTGCCTTCTACGATCAGGACGAAAACGGGTCGATCGATTTTCACGAATTCTGTCACGGACTGTCGATACTGACGAAGGGCAATCTGAGAGAGAAACTACGACCGGCGTTCGACGGTTACGATCTAGAGAAATGTGGCTATGTACGGAGACAGGATTTTCGTCGGATGTTCAAGGCGTATTTCTATGTGACCGTCGAATTGGTACGGGAAGCGGTTCGTGCGTGCGACGAGGAGATGATGGAGAGATTCGAGGACGATCCGAGTAAACCGGTGTCCGCAATGTTTAACGCACCGATCCCTCAGAGGCCGTCGTCAAGCGACGACGTCTCCGAACCAGTGGGGAAACCGCCGGTCCCTCCGGGTACACCTGGTCTCATTGCCAGGAGGCGGGAAATCGGCGTGTGGCCGGTACTTGAAGCCGTTTCTCAAGAGGCGATCGAGGAGTTGGTAGACACGGTGATGGTCGGTGCTGATACGGACAGGGACGGTCGGGTTTCGTACGAAGAGTTTGAATGTTATGCGTTACTTGACCCGACTGTTGTTGCTTGGCTTGATGCATTAGGCCCTGTGTTTTAA